A region of the Leptidea sinapis chromosome 14, ilLepSina1.1, whole genome shotgun sequence genome:
caatggcattccactgcctatttcatgtgacataaaatttctaggtgtaacatttactccaaaactttcttggaagaaatatacagatagtgttataattaaagcgaataaagcttataatgtattaaaatctttgtgtgcaacgtcgtggggagcggaccctaaaatattgttaattttgtataaatcgcttattcgtagtcattttgaatatggctttcattgtttcgccgcagacagcaaaattgttaatagtctggataaaatacaaaataaatgtatgcgtacaatattgggtgcacttaaaactagcccaatagctgctatgcaaatcgaggccaaccttcctcctttgtgtattagatttagttatcttaaagaaagatttattttaaagctctatagcttgccgacgaacaatcttcttaagaatcttattgcttatcaatcgtcttcatttccgagacagttgtttatcttgcaagatttttcttcattttttaaatttctacaagatttaaatattcatcggaataatgatatacttccctgccatgcaggttcttttcgatgtaaatattctgcaattaatgttgtaatagatccaaatttaacttcaaaagaggaggttcatgtattattgtcagaatggtctaattgtaaatttgtttatacggatggcgcaaaaaacaataataatgtttcttttgcaatctaccttcctgaaattaggaagggtattggctttaagattaatagatatgccagtatttttactgctgaagccgtcgctattctttttgctttaaagcatattaagaaacaaaatcaacttaataagaagtgggtaatagttagtgatagtatgagtgtgttaaaaagtttgtcaaataacaaaatgagtgctaacatcaattacatcatttttgctataaaggaattgtggttcgaactatgtttaatcgatattaaagtggatttcgtttgggtcccgtcccatataggagtagcaggaaacgaaagcgctgattttctagctagaactatcattaatatatccgatctatccctatatcctgattgcaaagatctagacattaacataccatatacagatataataagtaatctaaaacagcgtatgactcttctttggggaagatattggtacaattgtacagaagttaaaaataaggctcattcgtatactttgttagataatcccgttaatagcacaccctggttttgtaagtttaaaaataacgctcacagaaagttctatactacaataacacgaatgcgtattggtcactatcgattgaattttcatcttcatcgcaaaaaaattgtctcctctcctttttgtgaccattgtaataagcaacaagatcagtctctggatcacatcttttttgattgttcgtcctttggcatacagcgccttgtgctgatggatgagctactggaaatatatggtgcacccaatataatcccgctctcagtaatagatctattaaaggacacatcaacttatatgtccttgtataaatttgtatgtagtactgtaaatacattgtaatttgtagatacatacgttgtaaatttgtttataattatgtaaatacgttataacttgtacatatacaactagtaatagcatagcgcaattcgcgaactgaacagataatgtaaataggtaggtattattctaaaaagttatgcaaattacactggatttgactttaagaaaaggggaaaattattagagactatattactggatttggacttactaaaaggaaaatatggaaaatattctttagagaattatacattaacggaaatggtaaaataactgatgactttaagactggattggatttgatgaaagaaactactataaatattcgctatcgaatatacataattggaaaagcaaaatggaaataatgtaagatgaaatgagaaaactggattggactttttgtaaaacaaaatagtgaaaataataaataccaaagaaatgaaaatactaacgacaaggcagtaaggcccctggctatagcctgttcgaaagaacgaattaatataaaaaaaaaaaaaaatctgtggtTTAGTGTTTTGATCtgagtaatattttataaagtcgATATAAACTATAAATCGTTTTATAGGAGAAATtcaagttataataatatgcaaGATACTTTAGCGATTAATAAGGAAATTACAAACTTAGATTATGCTAAAGTAAAGTATACAATACTATTACGTTGTGCTGTAAATAAGTTCACATacattgtttataaaaaaatatgtttttcagATTGCTGCTTTGCAACAGAAAAGAACTCTTGCATTCATCAATCATTTTGTAATAACGACAGCGCAATTTCTAAACAACTTCGCCAAACAATGTGAAAATAAGTTAATGAAATTTGAGAGAAAGATAGAAAAAATTAATGCCACTATGGTGCTTTTAGAAACtcgtgtaaatatatttttttaatatgaccTGCTATTTCaacttcataatatttattatttcccatttgAGTATTATGACCGTTCCATATTCATTCATCTCCATAGTCTGCATTCAACATTCATTCATACTTCTAATTTTTAGTCATTGCACAAGCACCTAAGCAAAACAACTCAaattcactttattcatgtaggtcctAGAAATGAAATTTAGGAATGTTAGaagtaatatttttcattaacaTCACTTTGGAAAAGATTGAGCTTTAATGACTGTCTTTaagtcattgccactcttttaaatcaacacttaattacttaattgttttacaaatcatttcaattacaataatatataaagtgatgcaacaaaaatactcaaaatgtatacaagtaaatttaaatattagaaaCACAAGACTTATTGAGTACAGTTTagttgcatcatccacacacactgcAAGGCAATAAAAGTATTATGAGAGCATATTAGGGGgcatccataaattacgtgaggtgtttttttgaattttctgtGACTCCCTCCCCCACTGGTAAGATGTCATGAGATTTCATTCAACCACCTTCCCCAAAACCCAATCTCACTTGAGATTTTTCAAAATGGTTTGGGTTTCTTACGTAAACGTGTTGAATTGTTGTAAAAAGAATTGCTTGGTGCGTTTATTTACAACTAGTTAAGACTAgttatcaatattgctgagagtataagtgtaataaaaatttaacaatagaaTACTTAAATCGTAACTACTGTGATTAAACAAAGAATATCTACTCTAATTCAGATTCCATAGAGAATCTTGTGCGGTCTCAAGAGAGACTATTGGAACCAAAATGTCCATATGATTAAATGGATCAAAAtagcataatttatttttaaatcaagatttgaCTCGAGCCCCTCCCCCCCCTTAAACAtttcacgtaatttatggacgcccccttaCTAGTGattattagaaatattaattatatattaaatacatttaactaaaaaaaatattaagtttctGGTAGCtcgatcatccagccaccaagAGAAGTGCCCATTCATTAGAATGAAGCATGGATCAGCCATCCCTCCCCCCCTTTTATTTCGAGAACGGAAAGTAGTGTTCCCTTAATAATAGATGTCATGTAATTACTTTTAGCTGTCATCAATACCAGAAGTGAATCAACATTTGGGAAAAACACAAGCAACAGTGATAGATCAAGAAATCtctcaaaataaaactaatgaagAAAGTGTGCAAGTGGATGTTAATAAGAGGGTAGATGAAGAAATAGAAAGCACCATCAAACCTGAATATGAGAGATTTATGAAGATGCTTCAAGTTGGTGTGCCCCTTGATgctgttaaattgaaaatgtctCTTGAAGGAATAAATTCTGTTGAAATAGAGAAAGTACTgggaaaataattatttttctgagGTTTCTTGAGAGAAAATatgaatattcaataataatgtttagtatgtacattgttaatttaaattatcataatttaccTACAaattgatcataatattattagtaattatgTAGTTCTGTTTATCGACTATGTACTattgacaaaattgattcatgaaccactttgctaataattcttttaaaatcaaaaacagGTTTATATTTGTCCAAAAAAGATTGATAGACTGTGtcttaaaaaatgataacaagtACTTaagaaatgtatgttcaagcaaatttcatacaatttgtttattatgactaaGGAAATGACAACAATGGTATACTTGTTCTTGCTCAGATATCAAAAGGAGCTCTCCGATCTAGTACATTCAATGTAATGTACTAGTTTGATCACATAGTACTATTACTACACTAGTACATTGATTGATGCAACAAAGTTTTGCGGTTTATATTTGATTTTCCCTCATTAGGActgtcattatattattattatacacagaATATATCAATGTAggtcaatgacattctatacatatggacatatcattcgcagtctgataacggaacggcaaaagtgtgcttaaagagaatgtaagcacacttttctccttagttgtgtgtcaatcaacaagccaaAGTGTGCTattaaaagtgcttaaataatacattaaggactcaaaaaaaagatggtcTGATTTAACATCGGtatggttatttatttatataagattgatatgcaaaaagcgtaagtaatttaataaaacgaatatttttttcattaaatatggtacaatattattgacaagttcccagacaagacccgcttgtcagaatgggacagatgaaaggacacagaaATGAAGGCAATAGAgccgctctttttaaccgacttcaaaaaaggaggaggttctcaattagttagtattttttttatgtttgttacctcagaataTTCACCCAGAACCGAtcttgataattcttttttatttaaaagctggtgcttcccgtgtggaaTCCCATTGGTCTGGATCTGACAATAGCAACCatgaaaaaaccataaaagtcttaaatttgctataagtatgtgcacAACAAAtaaacgaataactcaatattgcgctaaccgatttcaataattctttttttattggaaaggataaaTATCCTTCAAAattagtttggttaggttctgcttaTGGGATCCAggacaaagtaacggaattcTTCAATtgttaggagcaaattaacgatattagcccgaatattttttatgatatccggatatttgagtcacctaccgtaacgtcattatggtcaagtaattatcAATTTGCGATCTGTCGCAGAACTATCTGTAgtaaaattgcaatgcgcttacgttcattgctgtattaaaaaatttagtacatctacacatatttagacaaattgtttagttagtgtacataatattcactaaaaatcataaaataaaataaattaaaaaaaaaaacaaccgacttcaaaatcactattccaaaacagtagatataatgtgcactaaaaagtataaaaataattgcaaatttttgcgcaatctaattctagtaacggtTATATTTGGTGTCGGtatcagccaaggtaggtttgttactacatacagttattggtgagatgtgcttgagtgaTGAGTCGCCACGTGAGTAGGCTAGAGGTGAGAGCAGGGCCGCGGCAGGAGAAAACcgattcaaaaataacaataatcgttactagaattagattgtataaaaatacacaataattatatctattgtttttgaaattggttgatttttgttaaaatttttttaaaggcaAGTTTTGTGTAACGTGACGTAACGTAACGCGTAACgtttacaagaacgtgaacacttacatactagtgctatttacacgttatcacggaagtatcgtAACTTAGTGAAAATTGATACTTATAtgcattatttatgtaaaagctaatatttttcagctttcccgtacacgagataattggcgccagttggtagcaagagagagatgtgaagaaatttacaaaccaaataagcatatttatgtttcaccatcaaatgatttatgttttttgGATTGAACCGCATTCAAAATTTGACCAAATCTGTCATAGAAATATATGGTAATGTCcccacatatattatatttgagtatttgtTTCTCTCAGTAAAGGTTatcttattaaattcaaatctcTTTTTAATGTATAGAAGTAAcaatataaacacaagccaataaataaacatacaaactcacctttataatatgagcgtggtttttattaaaaacataaaccTCTGAATGAtcagatcttgatcggaaaatagggaccgactgacgaacgtaaaacttatagcaaccctctttttcgtctgggtttaataatatacctaactgctactccactgatgtcactgtccaaatcgggttcttaatttaaaatacgcAGTTGaaatttacattgctgcctattgactaataatattttaaacaactggagtaaacgctgAAAtgtatagcagtcgaaggttattatggtgtcagttgtggcatgtgccatatttcggctttgtttttgtatGAGATTGTCTATAAGTATAGaacgttattatattattaattaataagaaagaACCTACTAAGTTCtaacaataaattaacaaaatttgcTAGATATAATACAATGGTGATTGCAcaatatataaactaaattagCCAGTATTTATGTAAGAATAAAGTTCAAATCCTTGATAGATAGAACTATGCGAGATGACAGTGGAAATTATAGTTGTCATACTCACTCCTACATGCTAAGTTTTGGGTCTCTGATTTATTCATCGCATTAGTCGGTCGTTCGGAGCGTAGTCTGATATCAGTACAATACTACATGAAGGAATAGTTCATTCACATTGTCGGGAGTTAATACCTAGTACTAGTACATGAACGCACCTTTATTCATAAACTGAATTAACTCAAAATTAACGTTTTTCGAGTTTTCAACATAAACCGAAATAACTTCGTCAGGCGAATAAGTACAGTCCAACAGCCGACTCTTAGCGACGAAAATCGCTTTTTGGTTAATGCACGCGAATTAGTCGATACCGGTAAAGTGAGCGAATTAGTAATGCGTCGTTGGAGTTGCGACGTTAAAATAACTATAAGAAAGTGGAATAAACCACAATAATtcgttatattatgtacctatcagattattaattaatatgctttattttattcaaaaacccCTACTATTCAGACATATTTCAGTTTATTGGAAAAGGAATGTAATTTTTATCGGCAACATTATGACttaatttagttttgtttaaattatgtcGTATGAATATGATATACGACAGCATTCGGAATTAATGCAGTTTAATATTAGattaatgaaacaaaatattagtaattacgTTTTATTTCAGTTTTGTACTAAACATTGtcaaaaagtaattatttttatgttaattactgtttacttttaaattaattggaCCCATTTCTcgttttttaaaagttatttcacTATATCTTTAGAAATGACGAAGGCGAATATTACggaatttataattttgcacTATACAGCCTAATAAAAGTCGAGTATCATTTTATGAAAGGGACATTTCCGTGCCTGAGAATGAAGATAAGGAACTTTGGAGGCAGAAAATAAACATGAAGCATTATAGATGCTCATCAATCTTCACGTTCATCATCCTCAACATCATCTAGCTCTATCCTCGtctgaaaacggccgttaggctATTAAGTAAAACAAAGACCGAAAATAAATGCGGGTTTTATTGATGTACAGGCTCGATGCAAATATACAAACGCTGAAAGCCTGAGAGATACACCAACAAAGCTTTGATTTTGTAAGACTTTTATAAGGCAACTTTGGATCATGAAATCATGGAGCATTTTAGTTTTATTCCCAAGGTGTAATCCCTTTACTTACAACGAAAGAATTTATAGAAGGTAACAAAACTATTAACGATTTATAGATAATGATTTTGAAATAGACCGATAAATAAAGAGAATAAATCGGCAGGTACATAATGTAACtactataaaatgtttacaaattaatttaatatgtccTTTTATTGTAACGATAATCAAAAAATAGTTATGGTagagaaatatttataacatatagaAATGAGACACAACAGTAGGGTCGAGAATAATCGCAAAAGGTAGATAATATGAGAGTAGCTGTGTATGATTTAGAGACAGGTTTGCAATGCCCAAAATGTAAAAGTTACTCCTTTTACTATAACTTAATCGTAACTGAATTAACGCTGAAGGAATCTTAGCTAGCCTACAAAAATTGCTATTTTTGTACTCAGGGTGATGCAAAACGTGGTCCGGTTGAAACCgatctattttaatttttattattctattattaatggTCATATCTGAAAGCTGTAACTGACgaagatgatgatgaaaagAAGGTGATTTTATATTCTGACAATTACTTTTCTATATAAGCTGtacaaacattaaatattagGAACAttatgcaaaaattaaaaaaaaaggccaCACGCAAAATGAGGCGGATAGCGGTCACAGCCTCATCGCGAAAGAAATGAAGAACTGGCATAAAAGTACACACCTGACTAGTATTTTTGCGTTAATTTGGAATGCCTAAAAGTCTCCACCTCAATGGTGTAGGAGATGAATTATCAGTAATTTTATGATTTGAAAACattataagaatttttttgggttaaaatagaaattaattgaagaattaAATTGGGATGAAATGAAAGTCTTAAAAGTAACTGAAGAAAATGTTTTTTCCTACCCTATGTTTCTACAAGACATACACGAATAAAGACTTCAAGGTGGTTGACGCTTACGTcaactaaaataaaagtaacgAACGGCACTTCAAGTCaagcctatttcaataaacaaGAAATAAGTGAAAACAATAAGAAAGACTTGAGGgagtcttaaaataatattataaatataatttttataatgttatccTTTAAACTAGGCgagaaataaattagaattttaGAGTTGTAATAAAaccgaaaaaatattttctatggtAGACTTTGACTGAGATTTAGAAAAAAACCTTTTTGTTAATTAACTTCACTTAGACTATTTTAGTTTTCCTTTTGGTTGatacttatataaatgattattaatagCATAGCATATTAGGGGgcatccataaattacgtgaggtgttttttttgaattttctgtGACTCCCTCCCCCACTGGTAAGATGTTGTGAGATTTCATTCAACCACCTTCCCCAAAACCCAATCTCACTTGAGATTTTTCAAAATGGTTTGGGTTTCTTACGTAAACGTGTTGAATTGTTGTTGTAAAAAGAATTGCTTGGTGCGTTTATTTACGACTAGTTAAGACTAgttatcaatattgctgagagtataagtgtaataaaaatttaacaatagaaTACTTAAATCGTAACTACTGTGATTAAACAAAGAATATCTACTCTAATTCAGATTCCATAGAGAATCATGTGCGGTCTCAAGAGAGACTATTGGAACCAACATGTCCATATGATTAAATGGATCAAAAtagcataatttatttttaaatcaagatttgactcgagcccccccccccccttaaacatttcacgtaatttatggacgcccccttaCTAGTGattattagaaatattaattatatattaaatacatttactaaaaaaaatattaagtttctGGTAGCtcgatcatccagccaccaagAGAAGTGCCCATTCATTAGAATGAAGCATGGATCAGCCATCCCTCCCCCCCTTTTATTTCGAGAACGGAAAGTAGTGTTCCCTTAATAATAGATGTCATGTAATTACTTTTAGCTGTCATCAATACCAGAAGTGAATCAACATTTGGGAAAAACACAAGCAACAGTGATAGATCAAGAAATCtctcaaaataaaactaatgaagAAAGTGTGCAAGTGGATGTTAATAAGAGGGTAGATGAAGAAATAGAAAGCACCATCAAACCTGAATATGAGAGATTTATGAAGATGCTTCAAGTTGGTGTGCCCCTTGATgctgttaaattgaaaatgtctCTTGAAGGAATAAATTCTGTTGAAATAGAGAAAGTACTgggaaaataattatttttctgagGTTTCTTGAGAGAAAATatgaatattcaataataatgtttagtatgtacattgttaatttaaattatcataatttaccTACAaattgatcataatattattagtaattatgTAGTTCTGTTTATCGACTATGTACTattgacaaaattgattcatgaaccactttgctaataattcttttaaaatcaaaaacagGTTTATATTTGTCCAAAAAAGATTGATAGACTGTGtcttaaaaaatgataacaagtACTTaagaaatgtatgttcaagcaaatttcatacaatttgtttattatgactaaGGAAATGACAACAATGGTATACTTGTTCTTGCTCAGATATCAAAAGGAGCTCTCCGATCTAGTACATTCAATGTAATGTACTAGTTTGATCACATAGTACTATTACTACACTAGTACATTGATTGATGCAACAAAGTTTTGCGGTTTATATTTGATTTTCCCTCATTAGGActgtcattatattattattatacacagaATATATCAATGTaggtcaatgacgttctatacatatggacatatcattcgcagtctgataacggaacggcaaaagtgtgcttaaagacaatgtaagcacacttttctccttagttgtgtgtcaatcaacaagccaaAGTGTGCTattaaaagtgcttaaataattgcattaaggactcaaaaaaaagatggtcTGATTTATCAACGGtaaggttatttatttatatatgattgatatgcaaaaagcgtaagtaatttaataaaacgaatattttttcattaaatatggtacaatattattgacaagttcccagacaagacccgcttgtcagaatgggacagatgaaaggacacagtcagaaatgaaggCAATAGAgccgctctttttaaccgacttcaaaaaaggaggaggttctcaattagttagtatttttttatgtttgttacctcagaataTTCACCCAGAACCGAtcttgataattcttttttatttaaaagctggtgcttcccgtgtggaaTCCCATTGGTCTGGATCTGACAATAGCAACCatgaaaaaaccataaaagtcttaaatttgctataagtatgtgcacAACAAAtaaacgaataactcaatattgcgctaaccgatttcaataattctttttttattggaaaggataaaTATCCTTCAAAattagtttggttaggttctgcttaTGGGATCCAggacaaagtaacggaattcTTCAATtgttaggagcaaattaacgatattagcccgaatattttttatgatatccggatatttgagtcacctaccgtaacgacattatggtcaagtaattatcAATTTGCGATCTGTCGCAGAACTATCTGTAgtaaaattgcaatgcgcttacgttcattgctgtattaaaaaatttagtacatctacacatatttagacaaattgtttagttagtgtacataatattcactaaaaatcataaaataaaataaattaaaaaaaaaacaaccgacttcaaaatcactattccaaaacaatagatataatgtgcactaaaaagtataaaaataattgcaaatttttgcgcaatctaattctagtaacggtTATATTTGGTGTAGGtatcagccaaggtaggtttgttactacatacagttattggtgagatgtgcttgagtgaTGAGTCGCCACGTGAGTAGGCTAGAGGTGAGAGCAGGGCCGCGGCAGGAGAAAACcgattcaaaaataacaataatcgttactagaattagattgtataaaaatacacaataattatatctattgtttttgaaattggttgatttttgttaaaatttttttaaaggcaAGTTTCGTGtaacgtaacgtaacgcgtagcgtttacaagaacgtgaacacttacatactagtgctatttacacgttatcacggaagtatcgtAACTTAGTGAAAATTGATACTTATAtgcattatttatgtaaaagctaatatttttcagctttcccgtacacgagataattggcgccagttggtagcaagggagagatgtgaagaaatttacaaaccaaataagcatatttatgtttcaccatcaaatgatttatgttttttgGATTGAACCGCATTCAAAATTTGACCAAATCTGTCATAGAAATATATGGCAATGTCCCCACATATATCAAAAAGATAACTAAGtctgaaagaaaatattttatttaattcaaggaacataacatttaaataaccagtataactaattattttatgtaaataaaaatattatatttgagtatttgtTTCTCTCAGTAAAGGTTAccttattaaattcaaatctcTTTTTAATGTATAGAAGTAAcaatataaacacaagccaataaataaacatacaaactgtCACGTTTATAATATGAGCgtggttttttattaaaaacataaaccTCTGAATGAtcagatcttgatcggaaaatagggaccgactgacgaacgtaaaacttatagcaaccctctttttcgtctgggtttaaaaatatacctaactgctactccactgatatcactgtccaaatcgggttcttaatttaaaatacgcAGTTGaaatttacattgctgcctattgactaataatattttaaacaactggagtaaacgctgAAAtgtatagcagtcgaaggttattatggtgtcagttgtggcatgtgccatatttcggctttgtttttgtatGAGATTGTCTATAAGTATAGaacgttattatattattaattaataagaaagaACCTACTAAGTTCtaacaataaattaacaaaatttgcTAGATATAATACAATGGTGATTGCAcaatatataaactaaattagCCAGTATTTATGTAAGAATAAAGTTCAAATCCTTGATAGATAGAACTATGCGAGATGACAGTGGAAATTATAGTTGTCATACTCACTCCTACATGCTAAGTTTTGGGTCTCTGATTTATTCATCGCATTAGTCGGTCGTTCGGAGCGTAGTCTGATATCAGTACAATACTACATGAAGGAATAGTTCATTCACATTGTCGGGAGTTAATACCTAGTACTAGTACATGAACGCACCTTTATTCATAAACTGAATTAACTCAAAATTAACGTTTTTCGAGTTTTCAACATAAACCGAAATAACTTCGTCAGGCGAATAAGTACAGTCCAACAGCCGACTCTTAGCGACGAAAATCGCTTTTTGGTTAATGCACGCGAATTAGTCGATACCGGTAAAGTGAGCGAATTAGTAATGCGTCGTTGGAGTTGCGACGTTAAAATAACTATAAGAAAGTGGAATAAACCACAATAATTCGTTATTTTATGTACCTAtcagattattaattaatatgctttattttattcaaaaacccCTACTATTCAGACATATTTCAGTTTATTGGAAAAGGAATGTAATTTTTATCGGCAACATTATGACttaatttagttttgtttaaattatgtcGTATGAATATGATATACGACAGCATTCGGAATTAATGCAGTTTAATATTAGattaatgaaacaaaatattagtaattacgTTTTATTTCAGTTTTGTACTAAACATTGtcaaaaagtaattatttttatgttaattactgtttacttttaaattaattggaCCCATTTCTcgttttttaaaagttatttcacTATATCTTTAGAAATGACGAAGGCGAATATTACggaatttataattttgcacTATACAGCCTAATAAAAGTCGAGTATCATTTTATGAAAGGGACATTTTCGTGCCTGAGAATGAAG
Encoded here:
- the LOC126968115 gene encoding WASH complex subunit 3, giving the protein MQDTLAINKEITNLDYAKIAALQQKRTLAFINHFVITTAQFLNNFAKQCENKLMKFERKIEKINATMVLLETRLSSIPEVNQHLGKTQATVIDQEISQNKTNEESVQVDVNKRVDEEIESTIKPEYERFMKMLQVGVPLDAVKLKMSLEGINSVEIEKVLGK